GCAAAATTCATCAACTTGGTGCGCGCTGTCGCCCCCGGCAGGTCCATCCCGCCCCGGCTCACCAGCACCGCCGCCCAAAATGTGCCCGTGCCGGGCCCGAAAAAACCATCGTAAAAACCCAGCACCACCCCGGCCAACAGATCGAACCCCCACGAAACCCGGCACTGCCCGCACGCCCGATCGCCAAACCGCGGCCGCAACGCCGCCCACAACGTCACCAGCAACAACATCAACGGAATGAGCCGGCGCAACAAACCCGCATCCACGGCCTGCACCGCTGCCGCGCCCACGCCCGACGCAGCCCACGCAGCCAGCATCCCCACCACGCAATCCCCCGGCTCCACCAAACCGGCCCGGGTGTACTGCCACGCCGCCGTGCCGGAACCCAGCACGGCTTGAAGCTTGTTCGTGCCCAGCGCCTCATGGGGCGGCAACCCCGCTGCCAGCAGGGCCGGCACCGTCAAAAGTCCACCCCCACCCGCAATCGCATCCACCCAGCCGGCAGCACCCGCCGCCAACACGCACATCGCCCATGCCCACGGCTCCATTGCGCCTGAAAAGTTAATGAGTCCACCGCCCCTGACGCCAGTGCCGGATCCTCTCTCACCCACAGCCCCGGCAACGGCCCGCCCCATGGCACCTGGACTTCCGCCCCTGGCCGACGCGGTGGACCTGCCAGACAACCCCGGGGCATGAAACGCCGGCCCAGCTCCCCATCGCCCGCAGCTGATTCCATCTCCCAGCCCGCCCGCTTTGCTCAAGCCACCGCCACCACTGCCTGCACGCTTCACCCACACCCACACCGCCTCCCCATCGGGTGGCACCGCAAGAGTGGAAATCAACCGGGCCCATCAAAAGACGCCCATTCCCGGCCAAAGAAGGTAGAGCCAACCCCCACGACCGCCGCAACATTCAGACGCATGACAGGGAGAGGTCACCCCGGAATGCTGTTGACCTGTGCATGCCTGGTCCTGGCACAGGGGTTCTGCCGCGCAACCGCCCAAAACATCCCCGACAGCGACTGCCTGGTTTGCCATTCCGACCGCACCTTGACCAAAACCAACGACGCCGGGCGCGAAATCTCGTTGTTTGTGGATGAGGCCCAGCTCCGTAACTCGGTCCATAAAACCAACACCTGCAGCAGCTGCCACACCGACATCACCCCGAAACACCCGGACGATGAAGTACCCGCCGCACGGGTGGACTGCGGACGATGCCACGCCGAGCAGACCCGCTCATACGGAGCCAGCGTTCATGGGCAGGCCCTCGCCGCCGGCCGGGCCGATGCTGCCACCTGCCAGGATTGTCACGGCACCCATGACGTGCTCCCACCCACCTCCGCCCAATCGCCGCTCCACTTCTCCCGTCAGGCTGACACCTGCGGCCAATGCCATCCCGGGGAGGCCGCCGACGTCGCCGCCAGCGTCCATGGACAGGCCGCCGCACGCGGCGTGCGCGACGCCCCCACCTGCACCGACTGCCATTCCGAACACCGCATCGAAGCCCTCAGCACGGGCCAACCCCGCCGTATCGCCGAAAAGGTCTGCAGCCGATGCCACGCCTCCGAGCGAATCAGCACC
This genomic interval from Limisphaera ngatamarikiensis contains the following:
- a CDS encoding TSUP family transporter; this encodes MEPWAWAMCVLAAGAAGWVDAIAGGGGLLTVPALLAAGLPPHEALGTNKLQAVLGSGTAAWQYTRAGLVEPGDCVVGMLAAWAASGVGAAAVQAVDAGLLRRLIPLMLLLVTLWAALRPRFGDRACGQCRVSWGFDLLAGVVLGFYDGFFGPGTGTFWAAVLVSRGGMDLPGATARTKLMNFASNAGALMVFAGAGAMHGGLGLAMGVAQACGARLGARMAAARGARFIRPVFLAVVVALILRVAWDAWEPVAAAGGAVRSGG